In one window of Chryseobacterium viscerum DNA:
- a CDS encoding efflux RND transporter permease subunit, with amino-acid sequence MLKQFIERPVLSTVISIILLLLGALSLFNLPIALFPDIAPPSVQVTAFYPGANAEVVARSVATPIEEAVNGVENMTYMTSNSSNDGTMTLSVFFKQGADADNAAVNVQNRVSKAMSQLPQEVVQAGISTQKVQNSMIMFMGLTSENEKQYDELFLQNYLKINVIPQIQRIPGVAQAQVFGTRDYSMRIWLKPDRLASNNLSPQEVLAAIKDHNLEAAPGRLGQGSKETYEYILKYKGKLNKNEDYENIAIKANSDGSFLRLKDVARVEFGSYTYTATNRVDGKPVAGFAILQTAGSNANEILTEIEKQVKVMETTLPKGVKPIIMYNSKDFLDASIHQVVETLVIAFVLVFIVVFIFLQDFRSTLIPAIAVPVAIIGTFFFLQLFGFSINMLTLFALVLAIGIVVDDAIVVVEAVHSKMEQTGMPVEQATMNSMSEISGAIISITLVMCAVFIPVGFMQGPAGVFYRQFAFTLAIAILISAVNALTLSPALCAMFLNDPQGEHGEHGHKKGFGARFFNAFNASFNSMTRKYIYSLKFLIKNKWVAIGGLVVITAASVFLIKKAPSGFIPTEDQGFVLYAVNTPPGSSLERTHRATAQIDKIINGEKATNHLWVADGMNFISNANASPYSAGFIKLKDYDKRGEMKDPDQIAATLTGKVSQVKDANAFFFNFPTVQGFGNVSGFEFMLQDKTNGSFEQLGTTTQQFIGELMKRPEIAFAFTTYAAGNPQYTIDVDTDKANQLGVSVTELMQTMQIYFGSSFVSDFNRFGKYYRVMAQADIPYRTDVNSLEGIYVKNKSGEMVPAKTLVTLKRSFGPETVTRNNLFNAVTINGTPKPGYSTGDAIKAVEEVAQQSLPRGYGYEWTGITREEIKTSGQTSFIFFLSILFVYFLLAAQYESYILPFAIILTIPTGIFGVFAFTGLAGIDNNIYVQVGLIMLVGLLAKNAILIVEFAVQRRKAGKTLIESALQASRLRLRPILMTSFAFIVGMLPLVWTQGASSKGNHSIGYSTVGGMLTGVILGIFIIPVMYVVFQYLHEKMPSRKKKRLLKKQMEEELLAASH; translated from the coding sequence ATGTTAAAACAATTTATAGAAAGACCGGTCCTTTCAACGGTCATCTCCATAATACTCTTATTATTGGGAGCTTTGTCTCTCTTTAATTTACCGATTGCCCTCTTCCCGGACATCGCTCCACCAAGTGTACAGGTAACGGCATTCTATCCTGGAGCTAATGCTGAAGTTGTAGCACGTTCGGTTGCCACCCCTATTGAGGAAGCTGTAAACGGAGTTGAGAACATGACTTACATGACCTCAAATTCCAGTAACGACGGTACAATGACACTAAGTGTATTCTTCAAACAGGGTGCTGATGCTGATAATGCGGCGGTAAACGTACAGAACCGTGTATCGAAAGCTATGAGCCAGTTACCTCAGGAGGTAGTACAGGCTGGGATTTCAACACAGAAAGTACAGAATAGTATGATCATGTTCATGGGATTAACCAGTGAAAATGAAAAGCAATATGATGAACTATTCCTTCAAAACTATTTGAAGATCAACGTAATTCCACAGATACAGCGTATTCCCGGAGTTGCACAGGCTCAGGTATTCGGAACAAGGGATTATTCAATGAGAATCTGGTTGAAACCGGATCGTCTGGCATCAAATAATCTTTCTCCACAGGAAGTTTTGGCAGCCATTAAAGATCACAACCTTGAAGCTGCCCCAGGCCGTCTTGGACAGGGAAGTAAGGAAACTTACGAATATATCCTTAAGTATAAAGGAAAACTGAATAAGAATGAAGACTATGAAAACATTGCTATTAAAGCAAACAGTGACGGTTCTTTCTTAAGATTAAAAGATGTTGCACGAGTAGAGTTCGGATCTTATACCTATACTGCCACCAACAGAGTAGACGGAAAACCCGTTGCCGGATTTGCGATCTTACAGACAGCAGGTTCTAATGCCAACGAAATCCTGACAGAAATTGAAAAGCAGGTGAAAGTAATGGAAACCACGCTTCCAAAAGGAGTGAAACCCATTATCATGTATAATTCCAAGGACTTCCTTGATGCTTCGATTCATCAGGTTGTGGAAACACTTGTTATTGCCTTTGTATTGGTATTTATTGTAGTATTTATCTTCCTTCAGGATTTCAGATCTACATTAATTCCGGCTATTGCAGTACCAGTAGCGATTATCGGAACATTCTTCTTCCTGCAGTTATTTGGCTTCAGTATCAACATGCTTACTTTATTTGCATTGGTACTCGCCATTGGTATTGTAGTGGATGATGCCATTGTAGTGGTAGAGGCCGTCCATTCTAAAATGGAACAGACAGGTATGCCGGTAGAACAGGCTACAATGAACTCGATGAGTGAAATTTCAGGAGCCATCATTTCCATTACATTGGTAATGTGTGCCGTATTTATTCCGGTTGGTTTCATGCAGGGACCTGCAGGGGTTTTCTACAGACAGTTTGCTTTCACATTAGCCATTGCGATTTTAATATCAGCAGTAAATGCATTAACATTGAGCCCGGCATTATGTGCGATGTTCTTAAATGATCCTCAGGGAGAACATGGTGAACACGGTCATAAAAAAGGTTTTGGAGCAAGATTCTTCAATGCTTTCAATGCCAGCTTCAACAGCATGACCAGAAAATATATCTACAGTCTTAAATTTTTAATTAAAAACAAATGGGTTGCGATAGGAGGTCTTGTGGTCATTACAGCAGCAAGTGTTTTCCTTATCAAAAAAGCACCATCAGGATTTATTCCTACTGAAGACCAGGGATTCGTATTGTATGCAGTGAATACTCCTCCGGGAAGTTCACTGGAAAGAACGCACAGAGCGACAGCACAAATTGATAAAATTATCAATGGTGAAAAAGCAACCAACCACCTTTGGGTAGCAGATGGGATGAACTTCATCAGTAATGCTAATGCTTCCCCTTATTCCGCAGGTTTCATTAAACTTAAAGATTATGACAAACGTGGTGAAATGAAAGATCCTGATCAGATTGCTGCAACATTAACAGGCAAGGTAAGCCAGGTGAAAGATGCCAATGCATTCTTCTTCAACTTCCCTACTGTACAAGGTTTCGGTAACGTTTCCGGATTTGAATTCATGCTTCAGGATAAAACAAATGGTTCTTTCGAACAGTTGGGAACAACTACTCAACAGTTCATTGGAGAGCTGATGAAAAGACCTGAGATTGCATTCGCCTTTACAACATATGCAGCCGGAAATCCTCAGTATACCATTGATGTGGATACGGATAAAGCCAATCAGCTGGGTGTTTCTGTAACAGAATTGATGCAGACTATGCAGATTTATTTCGGAAGCAGCTTTGTATCGGATTTCAACAGATTCGGAAAGTATTACAGAGTAATGGCTCAGGCAGATATTCCTTACCGTACGGATGTCAATTCACTTGAAGGAATTTATGTGAAAAATAAATCAGGAGAAATGGTTCCTGCAAAAACTTTGGTGACGTTAAAAAGATCTTTCGGTCCTGAAACGGTAACAAGAAATAACCTTTTCAACGCAGTAACGATTAACGGAACTCCAAAACCTGGTTACAGTACCGGAGATGCCATCAAAGCCGTAGAAGAAGTTGCTCAGCAATCCCTTCCAAGAGGATATGGATATGAATGGACAGGGATTACCCGTGAAGAAATTAAAACAAGTGGACAAACTTCATTTATCTTCTTCTTAAGTATCTTGTTTGTTTATTTCTTACTGGCAGCTCAATATGAAAGCTACATTCTTCCGTTTGCGATTATTCTTACCATTCCAACAGGGATTTTCGGGGTATTTGCATTCACAGGGCTAGCGGGAATTGATAACAATATTTATGTTCAGGTAGGCTTGATTATGCTGGTCGGGCTACTGGCCAAGAATGCCATCCTGATTGTAGAGTTTGCCGTACAGAGAAGAAAAGCAGGTAAAACATTAATTGAATCTGCTCTTCAGGCATCAAGATTACGTTTAAGACCAATCTTAATGACTTCTTTCGCTTTCATCGTGGGAATGCTTCCACTGGTATGGACACAGGGTGCTTCCTCAAAAGGAAACCATTCTATCGGTTATAGTACCGTAGGAGGAATGCTTACAGGAGTAATATTGGGAATCTTTATCATTCCGGTAATGTACGTAGTATTCCAGTATCTGCATGAAAAAATGCCAAGCAGAAAAAAGAAAAGACTTCTGAAAAAACAAATGGAGGAAGAACTTTTAGCTGCTAGTCACTAA
- a CDS encoding efflux RND transporter periplasmic adaptor subunit: protein MKLPGKTRFIVLIASIILLQSCTKAAEGTNAAPPAPELPVYTVITSPATTYQEFPTALEGKNNVEIRSQVDGYLDRIYVEEGAYVRAGQPLFKIDSRSYGEQMNMAQANLQAANANIQKARVEVDRLQPLVAAKVVSDVQLKTAKANYEAAVAAASQARASVGSARINVGFTTITAPVSGYIGRIPYKKGSLISRTDPNPLTLLSDISEIYAYFSLSELDFIAFQNKYPGASLEEKLKNMPMVDLVIADNSTYPEKGRLSIVDGQFDKTTGAISVRAVFPNTNGTLRTGNTGRVRMPQLISNAVVIPQESTFEIQDKTYVYVMDKDKKVMGRPIKISGKTDSYYFISEGLSRGEKIVYTGIGSLKDGASIRPKNISSDSLLKAKPL from the coding sequence ATGAAATTACCTGGAAAAACAAGGTTTATTGTACTTATTGCAAGTATAATTCTTTTACAGAGCTGCACAAAAGCCGCAGAAGGAACCAATGCCGCGCCTCCAGCTCCAGAACTTCCGGTTTATACCGTTATTACATCACCCGCTACTACATATCAGGAATTCCCAACTGCTTTGGAAGGGAAAAACAACGTAGAAATCAGATCTCAGGTAGACGGATATCTGGATAGAATCTATGTAGAAGAAGGAGCTTATGTAAGAGCAGGACAACCGTTATTTAAAATAGATTCAAGAAGCTACGGCGAGCAGATGAATATGGCTCAGGCTAATCTTCAGGCTGCCAATGCCAATATTCAAAAGGCAAGAGTGGAAGTAGACAGACTTCAGCCATTGGTTGCTGCAAAAGTAGTTTCTGATGTACAGCTTAAAACAGCAAAAGCCAATTATGAAGCTGCCGTTGCTGCTGCTTCTCAAGCCAGAGCCTCTGTTGGAAGCGCAAGAATCAACGTAGGATTTACCACCATTACAGCTCCTGTAAGCGGTTATATTGGAAGAATTCCTTACAAAAAAGGAAGTCTGATCTCCAGAACAGATCCAAATCCATTAACATTATTATCTGATATCAGTGAAATCTATGCCTATTTCTCTTTAAGTGAACTTGATTTCATTGCTTTCCAAAACAAATACCCGGGAGCAAGCTTAGAAGAGAAACTTAAAAATATGCCGATGGTAGATCTTGTCATCGCCGATAACAGTACTTACCCTGAAAAAGGAAGATTGAGTATTGTAGACGGGCAATTTGATAAAACTACGGGAGCTATCAGCGTACGTGCCGTTTTCCCTAATACCAACGGAACTTTAAGAACCGGGAATACAGGAAGAGTACGTATGCCTCAGCTGATCTCGAACGCTGTAGTTATTCCACAGGAATCTACATTCGAAATTCAGGATAAAACCTATGTATATGTGATGGATAAAGATAAAAAAGTAATGGGAAGACCTATTAAAATATCTGGAAAAACAGACAGTTATTACTTTATTTCTGAAGGACTTTCCCGTGGCGAAAAAATCGTATACACAGGAATTGGAAGCTTAAAAGACGGCGCATCCATCAGACCGAAAAACATTTCGTCTGACAGCTTATTAAAAGCGAAACCATTATAG
- a CDS encoding TetR/AcrR family transcriptional regulator has product MGLHERRQREKESIRANILQAAFTLAKTEGWASLSMRKIADAIEYSAPVVYDYFENKEAILFEISLDGFHKLHIELLKAQQKHDTPEEQLVAIVDAYWNFAFKNKEYYQLMFGLGMQCCGKGQMKKEFSSFQELIYECTYEIIKKNGSNPDNACHMSHALFSAVHGMISIMMMRTADIPSTMNKTTLDETVSAFIKSL; this is encoded by the coding sequence ATGGGTCTACATGAACGCCGTCAACGAGAAAAAGAATCTATCCGCGCAAATATTTTGCAGGCTGCTTTCACGTTGGCTAAAACTGAAGGCTGGGCATCACTTTCTATGCGAAAGATAGCAGACGCTATTGAGTATAGTGCCCCGGTGGTGTATGATTATTTTGAAAATAAAGAAGCTATTTTATTTGAAATTTCATTAGATGGCTTCCACAAGTTACACATAGAATTATTAAAAGCTCAACAGAAACATGATACTCCGGAAGAACAGCTTGTTGCGATTGTGGATGCTTACTGGAACTTTGCTTTTAAAAATAAGGAATATTACCAGCTAATGTTTGGTCTTGGAATGCAGTGTTGCGGAAAAGGTCAGATGAAAAAGGAATTTTCATCATTTCAGGAGCTTATCTATGAATGTACTTATGAGATTATAAAGAAAAACGGATCCAATCCGGACAATGCCTGTCATATGTCTCACGCTCTGTTTTCTGCCGTACACGGAATGATCTCTATTATGATGATGCGTACAGCTGATATCCCTTCTACAATGAATAAGACGACATTAGACGAAACTGTTTCGGCTTTTATTAAGTCTTTGTAA
- a CDS encoding thioredoxin family protein: MNTPSNMLALGTKAPFFELPNPSKTNELQSLDELKGEKGTLVIFMCNHCPFVLHVIDKINELYEDYNERGIEFIAINANDIEKYPADSPEKMIEFQIERNFDFPYLFDESQAVAKAYEAACTPDFYFFDDKLDLVYRGQMDDSRPGNNKDVTGEDLIIAFENLLAGEAQEEIQRPSMGCNIKWK; encoded by the coding sequence ATGAATACTCCCTCAAATATGCTGGCATTAGGAACAAAAGCACCGTTTTTTGAACTTCCTAACCCGTCAAAAACGAATGAACTTCAGTCTTTGGACGAACTGAAAGGAGAAAAAGGAACTTTGGTGATCTTCATGTGCAACCACTGTCCATTTGTTCTTCATGTGATCGACAAGATCAATGAATTATACGAAGATTATAACGAACGTGGAATTGAATTCATTGCTATCAATGCTAATGATATTGAAAAATATCCGGCAGATTCTCCTGAAAAAATGATCGAATTCCAGATTGAAAGAAATTTTGATTTCCCTTATTTATTCGATGAAAGCCAGGCTGTAGCTAAAGCTTACGAGGCTGCTTGTACACCGGATTTTTATTTCTTTGATGATAAACTGGATCTTGTATACAGAGGTCAGATGGATGATTCAAGACCTGGAAATAATAAAGATGTTACAGGTGAGGATCTGATTATTGCTTTTGAAAATCTTTTGGCTGGAGAAGCGCAGGAAGAAATTCAAAGACCAAGTATGGGATGTAATATTAAATGGAAATAA
- a CDS encoding AraC family transcriptional regulator: MKVTFERVIPNEKSSFRTIHNNSPISEFKWEYHYHPEIELVCVISGNGTRHVGYHKSNYTNGDLVLIGSNIPHSGFGLNSIDPHEEIVLQFKEEILQFPEQEVEARSIKNLLELSKYGIHFHHKVKKVMLPKLKLMLESEGYKRYLLLLEILFELSKCEDYDLLNKEIMPYTIISKNKTRLENIFTYVEHHYDKEIDIEDVAKLANLTLPAFCNFFKKATQITFTEFVNRYRINKACLLMAQDRSISECSYQCGFNNVTYFNRMFKKYTGKTPSEFIRNYSHNKVNVDLKVEKETKVKASF; this comes from the coding sequence ATGAAAGTTACTTTTGAAAGGGTAATCCCTAATGAAAAGAGCTCGTTCCGCACAATTCATAATAACTCCCCTATTTCAGAATTCAAATGGGAGTACCATTATCATCCCGAAATTGAGCTGGTATGTGTCATTTCCGGCAACGGAACCCGCCATGTAGGTTACCATAAAAGTAATTACACAAATGGAGATCTGGTATTAATCGGCTCCAATATTCCCCACTCCGGATTTGGACTGAATTCTATTGATCCACACGAAGAAATTGTACTTCAGTTCAAAGAAGAAATTTTGCAGTTTCCCGAGCAGGAAGTAGAAGCCAGATCTATCAAAAACCTGTTGGAACTTTCAAAATACGGGATTCATTTTCATCATAAGGTAAAAAAAGTAATGCTTCCCAAACTGAAGCTTATGCTGGAATCAGAGGGTTACAAAAGATATTTGCTGCTGCTTGAAATTCTTTTTGAACTTTCAAAATGTGAAGACTATGATCTTCTGAACAAAGAAATCATGCCCTACACCATTATTTCCAAGAATAAAACCCGTCTTGAAAATATCTTCACCTATGTAGAACATCATTACGACAAGGAAATTGATATTGAAGACGTTGCCAAACTGGCCAATCTTACTTTGCCTGCGTTCTGTAATTTCTTTAAAAAAGCAACTCAGATCACGTTCACAGAGTTTGTGAACCGCTATAGAATCAATAAAGCATGTCTGCTGATGGCTCAGGACAGATCTATTTCAGAATGCAGCTATCAATGTGGTTTTAATAATGTGACGTATTTTAACAGGATGTTTAAAAAATATACGGGGAAGACTCCTTCGGAATTTATCAGGAATTACTCTCATAATAAAGTGAATGTGGATCTGAAGGTTGAAAAGGAGACTAAGGTTAAAGCAAGTTTTTAA
- a CDS encoding MFS transporter — MKNINIKAVLFLNYFVFAILLNSVGTVILQVQQNFGISKSSASVLEGFKDLPIAICSFILASFLPKIGIKKSMLIALLLVSCMCFVMPFTNDFWVFKLLFATVGVSFALIKISVFTSIGLVTETDKEHSSFMGFLEGFFMIGVLAGNVLFSLYIDDHNPKSTEWLNVYWILGGLSSLSFLFLFFSKLNEQEAKSEKTDLLGDLRNSVSLFSYKKVLCFLLCAFLFVLVEQSFQTWTPTFYKEILKVPTSMSIQAGAVLAGAFALGRFLSGFFSKKFSWIYVVSFCVVGFAISLLLVLPLTHNIHIDTNTNWMNAPLVVYLFPLMGGLLAPIYPSINSVILASIPKYLHSAMSGLIVVFSAIGGTIGSIITGFVFQEFSGQQAFYLSLIPLSLLITSAVFMNKLKINPKK; from the coding sequence ATGAAAAATATTAACATCAAGGCCGTTTTATTTTTAAACTATTTTGTCTTCGCAATTCTTCTGAATTCTGTAGGAACAGTCATTCTACAGGTACAGCAGAATTTTGGGATTTCAAAATCTTCGGCCAGCGTTTTGGAAGGCTTCAAAGACCTTCCGATTGCCATATGTTCTTTCATTCTGGCTTCATTTCTTCCGAAGATAGGAATCAAAAAATCGATGCTGATTGCTTTATTGCTGGTAAGCTGCATGTGTTTTGTAATGCCGTTTACCAATGACTTCTGGGTTTTTAAATTATTATTTGCAACCGTAGGAGTTTCATTTGCACTAATCAAAATATCGGTTTTTACTTCTATTGGATTGGTAACGGAAACAGATAAAGAACATTCCAGTTTTATGGGATTTCTGGAAGGTTTTTTTATGATCGGAGTATTGGCTGGAAATGTTTTATTCAGCTTATATATAGATGATCACAATCCGAAATCTACAGAATGGCTGAATGTATACTGGATTCTGGGAGGACTTTCAAGCTTATCTTTTTTATTCTTATTCTTTTCAAAATTGAATGAACAGGAGGCTAAAAGTGAGAAAACAGATCTCTTGGGAGATTTAAGAAACAGTGTAAGCCTTTTCAGTTATAAAAAAGTTTTGTGCTTTTTATTATGTGCTTTCCTTTTTGTATTGGTGGAACAGAGCTTTCAAACCTGGACACCTACATTTTATAAGGAAATTTTAAAAGTGCCTACATCCATGAGCATCCAGGCGGGAGCGGTTTTGGCAGGAGCTTTTGCGTTGGGAAGATTTTTATCGGGATTCTTCTCCAAAAAATTCAGCTGGATCTATGTAGTTTCTTTCTGTGTGGTTGGTTTTGCCATCAGTTTACTACTGGTTTTACCTCTTACCCATAATATTCATATTGATACGAATACAAATTGGATGAATGCACCTTTGGTGGTCTATTTATTTCCTCTGATGGGAGGTTTGCTGGCACCTATTTATCCAAGCATTAATTCTGTAATTCTGGCATCTATCCCCAAATATTTGCACAGTGCAATGTCAGGATTGATAGTTGTTTTCTCAGCAATCGGGGGAACTATAGGTTCTATTATTACCGGTTTTGTATTTCAGGAGTTCAGCGGGCAGCAGGCATTTTATCTTTCCCTGATTCCGCTTTCATTACTGATCACATCCGCGGTTTTCATGAATAAATTAAAAATTAATCCTAAAAAATAA
- a CDS encoding trehalase family glycosidase, with amino-acid sequence MSNQLYINEIQSLFDDVQRSEIFEDQKMMTDAVPLFPIAKINEDYEKSKKTEGFNLKDFVMTHFDFLGARVSVHREEQLPIGEHIEKLWDELTRTAYEEKGTLLKLPKPYIVPGGRFNEFFYWDSYFIMLGLQVSGRIEMMENIIENCSYLILNVGFVPNASRTHFLSRSQPPYFSLMLDLLFETTHNEGIYTQYHETLEKEYAFWMNGEEWLENASSVKRVVKTTNGDILNRYYDAENAPRPESYLIDIEDYETTSGDEFYRNIRSACESGWDFSSRWFADGENIQTIETLNLAQVDLNCLLWHLEMTLAKSSALQNLSDKENYFSERAASRRQMINKYFWDRNTNNYKDYHTKKNTKTPSEHIAALYPLFLGIADQEQAEAVAKAIAEKFLYKGGLVTTTKNSGQQWDLPNAWAPYQWLGFKAMKNYGFDELAEKIKNNWCSNVERVYKNTGKLMEKYNALDTETIAGGGEYPNQDGFGWTNGVYLQLQQN; translated from the coding sequence ATGAGTAATCAGCTTTACATAAACGAAATTCAAAGTCTGTTTGATGATGTGCAGAGATCTGAAATTTTTGAAGATCAGAAAATGATGACGGATGCAGTTCCTCTGTTTCCTATTGCAAAGATTAATGAAGATTATGAAAAATCAAAAAAAACTGAAGGTTTTAACCTGAAAGATTTTGTGATGACCCATTTTGATTTTTTAGGAGCAAGAGTTTCTGTACACAGAGAAGAGCAACTTCCAATTGGTGAACATATTGAAAAATTATGGGATGAACTTACCCGTACAGCCTATGAGGAAAAAGGGACACTTTTAAAATTACCCAAACCTTATATCGTTCCGGGAGGTCGTTTTAATGAGTTTTTCTATTGGGATAGCTATTTTATTATGCTTGGATTACAAGTTTCCGGCAGAATAGAAATGATGGAAAATATCATTGAAAACTGCTCTTACCTGATCCTGAATGTAGGATTTGTTCCTAATGCGAGCAGAACTCATTTCCTGAGCAGATCTCAACCGCCTTATTTTTCATTAATGCTGGATCTTCTTTTTGAAACGACGCATAATGAAGGAATTTATACACAATACCACGAAACTCTGGAGAAAGAATATGCTTTCTGGATGAATGGCGAAGAATGGCTTGAAAACGCATCCAGCGTAAAAAGAGTGGTTAAAACAACAAACGGAGATATTCTGAACCGCTATTACGATGCAGAAAATGCACCACGCCCTGAGAGTTATCTGATCGACATTGAAGATTATGAGACCACTTCAGGTGATGAATTCTACAGAAATATAAGAAGTGCCTGTGAATCCGGCTGGGATTTTTCCAGCAGATGGTTTGCAGACGGAGAAAATATACAGACGATAGAAACACTGAATCTTGCACAAGTAGATCTGAACTGCCTGTTGTGGCATCTGGAAATGACTTTGGCAAAATCTTCAGCGCTTCAGAATCTGAGTGACAAAGAAAATTATTTTTCAGAAAGAGCAGCAAGCCGAAGACAGATGATCAATAAATATTTCTGGGATAGAAATACTAACAATTATAAAGATTATCACACTAAAAAAAACACAAAAACACCGTCTGAACATATTGCTGCTCTTTACCCTTTATTCCTTGGAATTGCAGATCAGGAACAGGCAGAGGCAGTTGCTAAAGCTATAGCTGAGAAATTTCTTTACAAAGGCGGATTGGTCACAACTACTAAAAACTCAGGCCAGCAGTGGGATCTTCCCAATGCATGGGCTCCTTATCAGTGGCTGGGCTTTAAAGCAATGAAAAATTATGGCTTTGATGAACTGGCTGAGAAAATAAAAAATAACTGGTGTTCCAATGTAGAAAGAGTTTACAAGAATACCGGAAAACTAATGGAAAAATACAATGCATTAGACACAGAAACAATAGCAGGCGGCGGGGAATACCCTAATCAGGATGGATTCGGTTGGACCAATGGAGTGTATTTACAATTACAACAAAACTGA